The Fictibacillus arsenicus genome contains a region encoding:
- a CDS encoding LolA family protein, with protein sequence MKKTLSIILTAFMALMVLSACGEQSQSDVLDSLEERMEKMTGYKAEAKMTLNTGEKPLTYDLEIWHKKPDFYRVSLKNAEKDQSQMILRNKDGVFVLTPALNKSFRFQSDWPENNSQVYLFQSLIADILNDTDRGFKSKEKSYVFHTKTNYQNKNLYQQEITLNKDLDPTQVRIMDQDQKELVRLDFSKVQFNAKFDKNSFDMESNMSSAQFEIPTFSGSDEEFEVLYPTYTSNLNLVNEREVALGDNESKVVLNYADAEENKSFTLMQQKNTAVETASRLTLANGEPVDLGFTVGAMTEQSVTWNYNGVDYFLASNNLDQEELMAIARSVNGEAIK encoded by the coding sequence ATGAAGAAAACACTGTCAATTATTTTGACGGCGTTCATGGCTTTAATGGTCCTGTCTGCATGCGGTGAGCAAAGTCAGAGTGATGTTCTGGATTCATTGGAAGAAAGAATGGAAAAAATGACAGGCTATAAAGCAGAAGCCAAAATGACTTTAAACACAGGGGAAAAGCCACTAACGTATGATTTGGAAATATGGCATAAGAAACCGGATTTTTACCGAGTAAGCTTAAAGAATGCTGAAAAAGATCAAAGTCAGATGATCTTGCGTAATAAGGACGGGGTCTTCGTACTGACGCCAGCTCTTAACAAAAGCTTCCGTTTCCAAAGTGACTGGCCGGAAAACAATAGTCAGGTCTATTTGTTCCAATCACTTATCGCAGATATCTTAAACGATACTGACCGCGGCTTTAAATCAAAAGAGAAAAGCTATGTTTTCCATACAAAAACGAATTACCAGAACAAAAATTTATATCAGCAGGAAATCACATTAAATAAAGATTTGGATCCAACTCAAGTCCGTATTATGGATCAGGATCAAAAAGAGCTTGTGAGACTGGATTTCTCAAAAGTTCAATTTAATGCAAAGTTTGATAAGAACTCTTTCGATATGGAGTCCAACATGTCGAGTGCTCAATTCGAAATTCCCACTTTCTCTGGATCAGACGAAGAGTTTGAAGTGCTGTACCCGACATATACTTCTAACTTGAATCTTGTAAATGAAAGAGAAGTAGCACTTGGAGACAATGAATCGAAAGTAGTTCTAAATTATGCAGATGCAGAAGAAAATAAATCATTTACACTCATGCAGCAAAAAAATACAGCTGTAGAAACAGCGTCCAGGTTAACTTTGGCTAACGGAGAACCTGTTGATCTAGGATTTACGGTAGGTGCCATGACAGAACAATCTGTAACATGGAATTATAACGGTGTAGATTACTTCCTTGCTTCAAATAATTTAGATCAAGAAGAGCTTATGGCTATTGCAAGATCCGTAAATGGGGAAGCAATCAAATAA